In a single window of the Acyrthosiphon pisum isolate AL4f chromosome X, pea_aphid_22Mar2018_4r6ur, whole genome shotgun sequence genome:
- the LOC100169342 gene encoding N6-adenosine-methyltransferase non-catalytic subunit-like translates to MSETLRILKKRSKKRKKMIAKTLGFSDVQQLRQALNPYRKTKMRMCSVKKYNARSPENTFKDSTPFLKGTISYNPHNDYCQHFIDTGQRPQNFIRDVHLTNRFEELPKLKELVHLKDELILQTATPPMFLKCDLSTYNLENLNVKFDVILVEPPLEEYQQTLGTTRKNLWNWKQIMDLKLNEIAAHRSFIFLWCGSSDGLENGRDCLRHWGFRRCEDICWIQTNIKKVNHLKYLEPNALFQRTKEHCLMGIKGTVRRSTDGDFIHSNIDTDLIISEKNEYGSTEKPAEIFNIIEHFCLGRRRLHLFGCDGTIRPGWLTLGQELTNSNFNIDLYKSYFINGQLTTGCTDRIEELRPKSPPSFNKVPK, encoded by the exons ATGAGTGAAacattaagaatattaaaaaaacgatctaaaaaaaggaaaaaaatgatTGCAAAAACG ttaggTTTCTCTGATGTACAACAGTTGAGACAAGCATTAAATCCTTATAGGAAGACCAAAATGCGAATGtgttcagttaaaaaatataatgcaaggAGTCcagaaaatacttttaaagaTTCAACACCATTTCTGAAAGGTACAATATCGTATAATCCGCACAATGATTACtgtcaacattttattgatactgGTCAACGTCCACAAAATTTTATTAGAGATGTTCACCTAACTAACAGATTTGAAGAACTTCCTAAGCTAAAGGAATTAGTTCATCTAAAG GATGAACTTATTTTACAAACTGCTACTCCACCAATGTTTCTAAAGTGTGATTTGAGCacatataatttagaaaatttaaatgtaaaatttgatGTGATACTTGTTGAACCACCTCTAGAAGAATATCAACAAACATTAGGTACAACCAGAAAAAATCTATGGAATTGGAAACAA ATAATGGACTTGAAATTGAATGAAATAGCAGCTCAccgtagttttatttttctctgGTGCGGTTCGTCTGATGGTTTGGAAAATGGCCGTGATTGTTTACGTCACTGGGGTTTTAGACGTTGTGAAGATATTTGTTGgattcaaacaaatattaaaaaagttaaccatttaaaatacttagaacCAAATGCTCTCTTCCAACGTACCAAG GAACATTGCTTAATGGGTATCAAAGGAACAGTTCGTCGATCTACAGACGGTGATTTTATTCACTCAAACATTGATACTGATTTAATTAttagtgaaaaaaatgaatatggaTCAACAGAAAAGCCAGcagaaatattcaatataattgaaCACTTTTGTCTTGGAAGAAGAAG attACATCTGTTTGGTTGTGATGGTACTATACGTCCAGGATGGCTAACTCTGGGACAAGAATTGACTAATTCCAATTTCAACATTGATTtgtataaaagttatttcatcaaTGGTCAATTAACAACTGGATGTACTGACCGTATTGAAGAATTAAGACCAAAATCTCCACCTTCTTTTAATAAAGTgccaaaataa
- the LOC100165256 gene encoding zinc finger CCHC domain-containing protein 8 homolog has product MNANDGTMECEYTTNEGFEDFKLEPGYSGTEQYDFPRPYDHSELYSDYRPKDGSGQDYYPETNDLEPKEKTEPLFVIDKTKNFRLNRSIQYETSPNKNKYGKNNFVAQRQNSCWNCNSVNHSLHNCPEPRVQWKISKNRQAFLNQKNQQYQSNSGGRNHKNRFGNHKNVRYFVAGTKTLWSDLTPGKLSDDLLKALGVPKNGLPVHIYRMREHGYPSGWLEEAREEYSGISIFTTPNECLPLPGRENGINDYFHCNINERKLHEYPGFNAPCPPDIVDEGKKFGCPEYNPDQSLKHMYERLKVGPIGKNGIALSGASCQSQDIEFASISNESPVEGNTLNLKTKKELKDKPPSSPEDGEITEDEDRSDNNDEECLSNATVPGIDVKNVSMSFESSADTQNDSQSNVSNSKTMDNELVLTPTSKRKFGDVKSETLGTPVLKNFSSYGNRPTHEHFAKGMSDMVEHENLPNAVGTFKKLKEILKDVRKTINELL; this is encoded by the exons ATGAATGCAAACGATGGGACCATGGAATGTGAATATACTACAAATGAAGGCTTTGAAGATTTTAAGCTAGAACCAGGATACAGTGGTACAGAACAATATGACTTCCCAAGACCTTATGATCATTCAGAACTATACAGTGATTATAGACCAAAAGATGGATCAGGACAAGATTATTATCCAGAAACTAATGATTTAGAACCAAAAGAAAAAACCGAACCTTTGTTTGTTATAGacaaaactaaaaactttaGACTAAATCGTTCAATACAATAcgag acatcaccaaataaaaacaaatatggaaaaaataattttgtggcACAAAGACAAAATTCATGTTGGAATTGCAATTCTGTAAATCATTCATTACATAACTGTCCAGAACCCAGAGTTCAatggaaaatttcaaaaaaccgACAGGCTtttcttaatcaaaaaaatcaacaatatcaATCAAATTCTGGTGGTAGAAACCATAAAAATcg atTTGGCAATCATAAGAATGTACGATACTTTGTGGCAGGGACTAAAACTTTATGGAGCGATTTAACACCTGGTAAATTAAGTGATGATTTGTTAAAAGCATTGGGTGTTCCTAAAAATGGACTCCCGGTACATATTTATAGAATGCGAGAGCATGGTTATCCTAGTGGATGGCTTGAAGAAGCTAGAGAAGAATATTCCGGGATATCAATATTTACTACACCCAATGAAT gtttacCTCTTCCCGGCAGAGAAAATGGAATAAATGATTACTTCCATTGCAATATCAATGAAAGAAAATTACACGAATATCCTGGATTTAACGCTCCTTGTCCACCAGATATTGttgac gaAGGGAAAAAATTTGGTTGTCCTGAATATAATCCAGATCAAAGCCTCAAACATATGTATGAAAGATTAAAAGTTGGCCCAATTGGTAAAAATGGTATAGCATTGTCTGGAGCTAGTTGTCAAAGTCAAGACATAGAATTTGCATCTATCTCTAATG aaagcCCAGTTGAAGGAAACACcttgaatttaaaaaccaaaaaagaaTTGAAGGATAAACCACCCTCATCACCCGAAGACGGAGAAATCACTGAAGATGAAGATAGATCTGACAATAATGATGAAGAG tgTCTTTCTAATGCAACAGTGCCAGGAATTGAtgtgaaaaatgtatcaatgtcgTTTGAGAGTAGTGCAGATACTCAAAATGATTCTCAATCAAATGTATCCAATTCAAAAACGATGGACAATGAATTAGTCTTGACGCCAACATCAAAAAGGAAATTCGGTGATGTGAAATCTGAAACACTTGGCACTCCGGTCCTCAAAAACTTTTCTTCATATGGAAATCGACCAACACATGAACATTTTGCTAAAGGAATGTCTGATATGGTAGAACATGAAAACTTACCAAATGCTGTAGGgacatttaaaaagttaaaagaaatATTGAAGGATGTGCGCAAgacaattaatgaattattatga
- the LOC100570576 gene encoding putative nuclease HARBI1 — MFSQIGDRFDLSRGLACRTILKFIRVFSKLLDNFVLWPKGSSDAAIIKDFKSLRFNYMPSTIGCIDGCHIRIHAPRDKRSDYTNRKMFQSIVLLAVCNAKFEFTYMFSGWPGSSHDARVFKNSSLGHTLINSPQEIISKNQHILGDSAFPLLENLMVPYKATHILTEKEKSFNRRLSSTRVVIEQAFGLLLGRFWRLKILEAKSIELMSLTVTSACILHNLALQNNDFIEIDNDHNTDLTEFTEENNQECSVSLAINQRNGVDKRNNLADRLYEN; from the exons atgtttagTCAAATTGGAGATCGTTTTGATTTGAGCAGAGGTCTTGCCTGTCGAACAATTCTTAAGTTTATTCGAGTTTTTTCAAAACTActtgataattttgttttatggcCTAAGGGGAGCTCTGATGCCG CaataataaaagattttaaaagtTTGAGATTTAATTATATGCCTAGTACAATCGGATGTATTGATGGTTGCCACATACGCATACATGCACCAAGAGACAAGAGATCTGATTATACCAATCGTAAAATGTTCCAATCAATTGTTCTTCtg GCTGTATGTAATGCTAAGTTTGAATTTACCTATATGTTTTCTGGTTGGCCAGGAAGTTCCCATGATGCGAGGGTCTTTAAAAATTCATCTTTGGGACACACACTAATAAATAGTCCTCaagaaataatttctaaaaaccaGCACATCCTCGGAGATTCAGCATTTCCTTTACTAGAAAATCTCATGGTTCCTTACAAAGCTACTCATATTCTGACGGAAAAGGAAAAGTCATTCAATAGAAGGTTGAGTTCTACTCGAGTTGTAATAGAACAAGCTTTTGGATTGTTACTTGGCCGTTTCTGGAgacttaa gATATTGGAAGCAAAGTCCATTGAATTGATGAGCCTTACAGTGACTAGTGCTtgcatattacataatttagcattacaaaataatgatttcataGAGATAGACAATGATCATAATACAGATTTAACAGAATTTACAGAAGAAAACAATCAAGAATGTAGTGTTTCATTAGCAATCAATCAAAGAAATGGGGTTGATAAAAGAAACAACCTTGCAGATAG gttatatgaaaattaa